A genomic region of Campylobacter corcagiensis contains the following coding sequences:
- a CDS encoding agmatine deiminase family protein, whose translation MRAIAEWEKQELLFLSLPHYNTDWREYLVDALDSYKNLVDTITKFQNVAIISPNKEDFRLFFADNPKVSFYEIDTNDTWIRDYGVIDVMSGGRIIGYDFKFNAWGDKFDSSKDNAVNQELMKSFKGELKKVDLILEGGSIEFNGFGTMMTTTKCLLNDNRNRLSKNELEKKFRELFGVHTIIWLENGFIKGDDTDSHVDTLARFIGRNTIAYAACDDKNDIHYEPLKAMEDELKKTGFELVPLFIPKPIEYLDRRLPATYANFVFVNGALIVPTYGDEKYDQMALSSLRKALPDLEVVGVDARVLIRQNGSIHCATMNRFLGVR comes from the coding sequence ATGAGGGCTATAGCCGAGTGGGAGAAGCAAGAGCTTCTTTTCTTATCACTTCCGCATTATAATACAGACTGGAGAGAGTATCTAGTTGATGCTTTAGATAGCTATAAAAATTTAGTAGATACTATAACCAAATTTCAAAATGTTGCCATAATATCACCAAATAAAGAGGACTTTAGGCTATTTTTTGCTGATAATCCAAAAGTTAGTTTTTATGAAATCGATACAAATGATACTTGGATAAGGGATTATGGTGTAATTGATGTTATGAGTGGCGGTCGAATCATAGGTTATGATTTTAAATTTAACGCTTGGGGAGATAAATTTGATAGCAGTAAAGATAATGCTGTAAATCAAGAGCTTATGAAAAGTTTTAAAGGTGAGTTAAAAAAGGTTGATTTGATACTTGAGGGTGGAAGTATTGAATTTAATGGCTTTGGGACAATGATGACAACTACAAAATGTCTTTTAAATGATAATAGAAACAGACTTAGCAAAAACGAACTTGAGAAAAAATTTAGAGAGCTTTTTGGAGTTCATACTATTATTTGGCTTGAAAATGGCTTTATAAAGGGCGATGATACAGACTCTCATGTGGATACTTTAGCTAGATTTATCGGGCGAAATACCATAGCGTATGCTGCCTGTGATGATAAAAACGATATCCACTATGAGCCTTTAAAAGCTATGGAAGATGAGCTAAAAAAGACTGGATTTGAGCTTGTACCGCTATTTATTCCAAAGCCTATTGAGTATCTTGATAGACGCCTTCCTGCGACATATGCAAATTTTGTATTTGTAAATGGTGCTCTTATAGTACCAACATATGGCGATGAGAAATATGACCAAATGGCACTTTCTTCGCTTAGAAAAGCCCTTCCTGATCTAGAAGTAGTCGGAGTAGATGCAAGAGTTTTAATTCGTCAAAATGGCTCCATTCACTGTGCTACTATGAACCGCTTTCTTGGAGTTAGGTAA